The Phycisphaerae bacterium genome includes a window with the following:
- a CDS encoding HU family DNA-binding protein, whose product MQTITKKELIDRIAESCNHKRVVVKRIIQTFLDQIIDELGRGNRLEFRDFGVFESKVRAARTAQNPKTLERVAVPSKRTVKFKVGRLMKDRLVAASGDSPSPLSGVAGRKPASGNDGSKT is encoded by the coding sequence ATGCAGACCATCACCAAGAAAGAGTTGATCGACCGGATAGCCGAGAGCTGCAACCACAAGCGCGTCGTGGTCAAGCGGATCATCCAGACATTCCTTGACCAGATCATCGACGAATTGGGTCGCGGTAACCGGCTGGAATTTCGGGACTTCGGCGTCTTCGAAAGCAAGGTGCGCGCCGCCAGAACGGCCCAGAATCCCAAGACCCTCGAGCGGGTCGCGGTTCCGTCGAAGCGTACGGTGAAGTTCAAGGTAGGGCGGCTCATGAAAGACCGGCTGGTGGCGGCCAGCGGCGATTCGCCTTCGCCTCTCAGCGGCGTGGCTGGTCGGAAGCCCGCCTCGGGGAACGACGGCTCCAAGACTTGA
- a CDS encoding XRE family transcriptional regulator translates to MSGTYSEFSVFRGHIGQRIRYYRQRLGLNQTQLARRANVNQGFLSEIERGKRKPSPSSLRAIAEALDVAPAVLIGDGLEHDTPQPLETRDLPLFGAIPAGSPAETQEQIEMFPVLRHLWGHDRYILRLTFDSMEPTLKPGDLVLVEYRQDVNPEHVQGRICACLVDGTPTLKRVSVELQRSSRIVILRGDNPTVPPMLIDESRDFLIQGIVTHLVSRDL, encoded by the coding sequence ATGTCGGGGACCTATTCCGAGTTTTCCGTATTCCGCGGGCACATCGGCCAGCGCATTCGCTATTACCGGCAGCGTCTCGGCCTGAACCAGACGCAGCTTGCCCGGCGTGCCAATGTCAACCAGGGCTTTCTCAGTGAGATCGAGCGGGGCAAGCGCAAGCCGTCGCCCTCGTCGCTGCGCGCGATCGCGGAGGCGCTGGACGTGGCTCCGGCGGTGCTGATTGGAGACGGGCTCGAACACGATACGCCTCAGCCGCTGGAAACCCGAGACCTGCCTTTGTTTGGCGCGATACCGGCCGGCTCCCCCGCCGAAACTCAGGAACAGATCGAGATGTTCCCGGTCCTGCGACACCTGTGGGGACACGATCGGTACATTCTTCGTTTGACGTTCGATTCCATGGAACCGACACTCAAACCCGGCGACCTCGTGCTCGTGGAATACCGGCAGGACGTCAATCCCGAGCACGTGCAAGGTCGAATCTGTGCCTGCCTTGTGGATGGCACGCCGACCCTTAAACGCGTCTCCGTTGAGCTGCAAAGGAGCAGTCGAATCGTGATTCTGCGCGGGGACAATCCCACAGTTCCTCCCATGCTGATCGACGAGTCTCGGGATTTCCTCATTCAGGGGATTGTCACCCATCTGGTCAGCCGCGACCTATGA
- a CDS encoding FliM/FliN family flagellar motor switch protein, which yields MGQTQQDDIDALLAGVSQLAADAAADIVGDDGTGPISSGPATAVANAPAAEDGGKRVPKRTQMPSGMPTVAPASSERSEDPQRILPLEVPVIVTLAERTMPLSKILALTPGSIIEFDKPSDELLDLMINNRRIGRGQAVKVGENFGLRVTMIGSIGNRVEAMNAV from the coding sequence ATGGGTCAGACCCAACAAGATGATATTGATGCCCTGCTGGCCGGCGTAAGCCAACTGGCTGCGGATGCGGCAGCGGACATCGTGGGCGACGACGGCACCGGTCCGATTTCTTCGGGCCCGGCCACGGCCGTGGCAAATGCGCCCGCGGCGGAAGACGGCGGCAAACGGGTCCCCAAGCGAACGCAGATGCCCTCAGGTATGCCGACCGTGGCACCCGCGTCCTCGGAGCGGTCGGAAGATCCCCAACGCATACTGCCACTCGAGGTGCCGGTGATTGTCACCCTTGCCGAGCGTACGATGCCGCTCTCGAAGATACTGGCGCTCACTCCCGGTTCGATCATCGAATTCGACAAGCCTTCGGACGAACTGCTCGACCTGATGATTAACAACCGGCGCATCGGCCGCGGACAGGCGGTCAAGGTGGGCGAAAACTTCGGACTCCGTGTCACGATGATCGGCTCTATTGGCAATCGAGTCGAGGCGATGAACGCGGTCTGA
- a CDS encoding DUF4038 domain-containing protein, protein MNGCVSSGRRRYSGRVTLGVALWLLAGSGARAGLIGTPPSTATTFRVCELAFSADAPGSNPYLNGPSVTATFTGTSGPASGKVLTMKGFWDGGNVWRVRFAPTAQGDWSWTTSSTDAGMNGFSGTLTAIGPTPEELAANVLYRGFLHRDGHAWKLSDGTPFLAVGDTQWSFAEENTTAEWQQWMNARQAQNFNTFLGCIWLAIYTRSGVPDAFPSKNPQTDTPNMAYFQRLDQMVQYANDRGIMMGLTIGGFPDNSNWWVKFGTLERNSRWFRYCVARYTAYNVRWCLYGEVNERNTPWGSTWQQQVAYDAQLVRDEDPYDHPIGSHHTSVDTSSANSPNIDYIEVQIARTETQYQSALNYRQYGKPVWFEEYWYEPATYDNDVVLGIRNTHRNFVAAMAYPTMGSLMRAHYPDFNINDVSTDPGAVRMSYFWSFYKDLAFLSFSPASGLVSRGQCGRFGNDYAIFLQGGGSVTLNLTGVSGVFDVTRLDINTGVTADLGLITGDGQRTINSGTTSDVAIRVVKTPGPNQPPVVSAGDDQVVHLSQGAVLDGTVSDDGQPDPPGVVTTIWTQVDGPGVVTFADAASVDTTAGFSQAGVYTLRLTANDGELSASDETVITVNGGGGCDFDGDTDVDQVDFAHLQACATGSGQAVTNPACFNAVLDGDEDIDQNDFAVFVGCVSGPDVPATAECRGE, encoded by the coding sequence ATGAATGGCTGTGTTTCATCGGGACGCAGACGATACTCGGGTCGGGTAACACTCGGTGTGGCTCTCTGGTTGTTGGCCGGTTCAGGAGCCCGGGCCGGCCTGATCGGAACGCCTCCTTCAACGGCCACCACCTTTCGCGTCTGCGAATTGGCGTTTTCGGCAGACGCGCCGGGCAGTAATCCGTACCTCAACGGACCTTCGGTGACCGCCACCTTCACCGGCACTTCCGGCCCCGCCAGCGGCAAAGTGTTGACCATGAAAGGCTTCTGGGATGGGGGCAACGTCTGGAGGGTGCGGTTCGCCCCAACGGCCCAAGGCGACTGGTCCTGGACCACCTCATCGACCGACGCGGGCATGAACGGTTTCAGCGGAACTCTGACTGCGATCGGGCCGACCCCCGAGGAGTTGGCCGCCAACGTTCTGTACCGCGGCTTCCTTCATCGCGACGGCCACGCCTGGAAACTGAGCGACGGCACGCCCTTCCTTGCCGTCGGCGACACGCAGTGGTCCTTCGCCGAGGAAAACACCACCGCCGAATGGCAACAATGGATGAACGCCCGGCAGGCCCAGAATTTCAACACCTTCCTCGGCTGCATCTGGCTGGCCATCTACACCCGATCAGGCGTGCCCGATGCATTCCCAAGCAAGAATCCGCAGACTGATACACCCAATATGGCCTATTTCCAGCGACTGGACCAGATGGTGCAGTACGCCAACGACCGCGGGATCATGATGGGACTGACCATCGGCGGATTCCCCGACAACAGCAACTGGTGGGTCAAATTCGGCACGCTGGAGCGCAACAGCCGGTGGTTCAGATACTGCGTGGCCCGCTACACCGCATATAACGTCCGGTGGTGCCTGTACGGCGAGGTGAACGAGCGCAACACGCCCTGGGGTTCCACGTGGCAGCAGCAGGTGGCGTACGATGCGCAACTGGTCAGGGACGAGGACCCCTACGATCATCCGATCGGGAGTCACCACACCAGCGTGGACACCAGCAGCGCCAACAGCCCCAACATCGACTATATCGAGGTGCAGATCGCGCGAACCGAAACGCAGTACCAGAGCGCCCTGAACTACCGCCAGTACGGCAAGCCGGTGTGGTTCGAGGAGTACTGGTACGAACCGGCGACCTACGACAACGACGTGGTCCTCGGGATCCGCAACACCCATCGCAACTTTGTGGCGGCCATGGCGTATCCGACTATGGGCAGTCTGATGCGGGCTCACTACCCTGATTTCAACATCAACGATGTCTCGACCGACCCGGGTGCCGTCCGCATGAGCTACTTCTGGAGCTTCTACAAGGATCTTGCTTTTCTGTCATTTTCTCCTGCCTCCGGGCTCGTGAGTCGGGGGCAGTGCGGGCGGTTCGGCAACGACTATGCGATCTTTCTGCAAGGGGGTGGCAGCGTCACGCTGAACCTGACCGGCGTCTCCGGTGTGTTCGACGTGACCCGGCTGGACATCAACACCGGCGTCACGGCCGACCTCGGTTTGATCACCGGAGACGGTCAGCGAACAATCAACTCGGGCACCACCAGCGACGTGGCGATTCGAGTGGTGAAGACACCTGGACCCAACCAGCCGCCGGTTGTTTCGGCGGGCGACGACCAGGTAGTCCACCTGTCTCAGGGTGCTGTCCTTGACGGCACGGTGTCGGATGACGGCCAGCCCGATCCGCCTGGAGTCGTGACCACCATCTGGACCCAGGTTGACGGTCCAGGCGTCGTCACGTTTGCCGACGCTGCGTCGGTGGACACGACGGCCGGTTTCTCGCAGGCGGGCGTCTATACGCTGCGACTGACGGCCAACGATGGGGAGCTCTCCGCGAGCGATGAAACCGTGATCACCGTCAACGGCGGAGGGGGGTGCGATTTCGACGGAGACACCGACGTCGATCAGGTTGATTTCGCCCACCTTCAGGCGTGTGCCACGGGCTCCGGTCAGGCGGTCACGAACCCCGCCTGCTTCAACGCGGTTCTCGATGGTGACGAAGACATCGACCAGAACGACTTCGCCGTGTTCGTCGGATGCGTCAGCGGCCCGGATGTGCCGGCGACGGCCGAGTGCCGCGGCGAGTAG
- a CDS encoding sugar kinase, whose translation MSGLNVRKDPCELDFLALGAVVHRLDPGVVPFRKARSVDIHVSGGEYNVAANLADCFKLRTGIATAMVNYGIGELVQGRIREMGVTPFYKWFEHDGVRGPNIATVYSDRGYGVRPPVVFYNRSNEAGSLLKPGDFDWADIFARGVRWFHSGGIFAALSETTSELIIEGMEAARKSGAVNSFDLNYRAKLWAPIGGLEKAQKTLRKIVGNVDALIGNEEDLQKGLGIAGPEVAHKAASKLDPETFFQMIERVVEQFPNVKMVATTLREVHSTNRHDWAAVLWLDGKRFVSPTCQLDVLDRIGGGDGFAAGLIYGLLAGREPEQALRLGWAHGALLTTFPGDVTMARLEEVEAFAKGGSARVQR comes from the coding sequence ATGAGCGGTTTGAATGTGCGTAAAGACCCGTGCGAGCTGGACTTCCTGGCGCTTGGGGCGGTGGTTCACCGGCTGGACCCGGGGGTGGTTCCGTTTCGCAAGGCCCGTTCGGTGGACATCCACGTCTCGGGCGGCGAATACAACGTGGCCGCCAACCTTGCGGACTGCTTCAAACTCCGGACGGGCATCGCCACCGCCATGGTTAACTATGGCATTGGCGAGCTGGTCCAAGGCCGCATTCGGGAAATGGGCGTGACACCGTTCTACAAATGGTTCGAGCATGACGGCGTGCGCGGCCCGAACATCGCCACGGTGTACAGCGACCGCGGCTACGGCGTCCGGCCGCCGGTGGTGTTCTACAACCGGTCCAATGAGGCCGGCTCGCTGCTCAAGCCCGGCGATTTCGACTGGGCCGACATCTTCGCCCGCGGGGTGCGCTGGTTCCACTCGGGCGGCATTTTCGCGGCACTCTCCGAGACCACTTCCGAGCTGATCATCGAGGGCATGGAGGCCGCGCGAAAGTCCGGGGCGGTCAACTCCTTCGATCTGAACTACCGGGCCAAGCTGTGGGCTCCGATTGGAGGGCTGGAAAAAGCCCAGAAGACGCTGCGCAAGATCGTCGGCAACGTGGACGCCCTGATCGGCAACGAAGAGGACCTGCAGAAGGGCCTGGGCATCGCCGGCCCGGAGGTCGCCCACAAGGCCGCGTCGAAGCTCGACCCCGAGACGTTCTTCCAGATGATCGAGCGGGTGGTCGAGCAGTTCCCGAACGTCAAGATGGTCGCCACGACGCTGCGCGAGGTGCATTCGACCAACCGGCACGACTGGGCGGCCGTGCTGTGGCTCGACGGCAAGCGGTTCGTGAGCCCCACGTGCCAGCTCGACGTCCTCGACCGTATCGGCGGCGGCGACGGCTTTGCAGCCGGGCTGATCTACGGTCTGCTCGCCGGGCGCGAACCCGAGCAGGCACTCCGCCTCGGCTGGGCCCACGGCGCCCTGCTGACCACCTTCCCGGGCGACGTCACCATGGCACGGCTGGAAGAAGTCGAAGCTTTCGCCAAGGGCGGCTCGGCCCGCGTGCAACGGTAG